The region TGCCGCGCACGGGCACGGTGAGGGCCTGTCCAAGGGAGGCGAAGGCCGCCTCAACCAAGGCGATGGCAACGGGGGCATCAAGGCTGGGGGCAAAGCCGCCCGACGTGACATGCCCCACCACGCGGCCGTCGCCGTCCAGAACCTCGGCGGGGGGGCGCACGGGGGTCCGCTCGTCGAAGGCCAGCCCGACGCGGCGGCGCGCTGGCCCGTGGGCCAGTTGCTCAAGGATCACGGCGGCGCCGGGGAAGCCTCCCTGGGCCCGGCGCTCCTTGCCCACCACCCAGGCCAAACCGGCCTCGATCGGGGTGATGGTCTGGTCAAGATCGGCGCCATACAGGCATAGGCCGGCTTCCAGCCGCAGGGAATCGCGTGCGCCCAGCCCGGCCGGGGCCACGCGGGGGTCGTCCAGCAGGCGCCGGGCCAAGACGGCGGCGTGCTCGGCCGGAACGCTGATCTCGACCCCGTCCTCGCCGGTGTAGCCCGAGCGGGTGACAAAGCACGCCACCCCGTCCAGGCTCAGAGTCGCCCCGCCCATGAAAGGCAGCGCCAGAACGCCGGGATCCAAGGAAGCGATCACGGCCACCGCCTCGGGGCCCTGAAGCGCCAGCAAAGCGCGGTCCTCAAGCCGGGTGACGTGGGCACCAAAGCGAGGGGCCGCTTCTTCGAGAAGGGCAAAATCGGCGGCCTTGCACGCGGCGTTGACGACCACAAACAGGTCATCGCCCCGATTGCTGACCATGAGATCATCCAAGATCCCGCCGTGGTCGTTGGTGAACACGGTATAGCGCTGCCGCCCGATCCCCAGGGAGGCAAACGCCCCCGGGGTCAAGGCTTCAAGCAAGGCCACGCGCCCGGCCCCGCCGAGGACGACTTGGCCCATGTGGGATACATCGAACAAGGAAGCCTGGGCCCGGGTATGCAGGTGCTCGCGCAACACCCCGGCCGGATAGGACACCGGCAAAGCATAGCCGGCAAACGGAACAAGCTTTCCCCCCAACGTTTGATGCAGATCAAACAAAGGAGTCTTTAAACACGAGGATAGGTCGGACACCGCCAAGGGGGGCCTCCATGACATCAAGGGCAGGATCCGGCGTGGAAAACCGGACGGGATGCCCCCCTCTGTCTTGGGCCCTGAAAGAGTCACCGGGGAAACCGGCTTGCCTCTTCGGAGGGTGAGGAGCGATGCCCCACCACTTTCCAGAGTTCCCTGGAACGATCGCGGTCCTGGGTGCCTGAGAGGTTCCGGGGGCGGTTGCTCCTTCGGCGCCACTGCCAGCCGTTTCGGCGCAGCGGACTCTCCCGCGACGATCATCGGGAAGTCAATGTGTTCCGAGCCTACCCCTCCCCCCCAAGGAACGCAACAAAAACATCGACTTCCCCCCAAGGAAGAGAGGGCCTGAGGAGACCCCACCTCCCCAGCCTTCCTTTTATTTTTGCTCCCACCGCGAAGCCCCCCACAACCGGATCTTTTCCCCGGTGGCCCCCAGACCAAGACCACGCTATAGTGGAAAAACCATGACCGAAGACCCCTCCGCTCCCCCGCCCCCGCCCCCCCCCGATGTGGCCGCCCTCGCCCGCCGCACCTTGGATCTTTGGGAACGCCAAATCGCGGCTGTTGCCCAGGATCCACGTTTGGCCGAGGCGACGGCGCGCTCGCTTTCCTTCATGGCCGAGATGGCCCACCTGGGCGGCTGGTCAGCCCCCCAGACCCCGGAGACCGCGCCAGGGACCCCCCATGCCCCATCCGCCGCCCCGCCTGGGCCCGCGCCCGATGGCCCTGCATTTGGTGCTGCAAACCCTCACGCTGGGTCCCTGGATGGGAGCGAGCTGGTCCAGCGGGTGGCCGCCCTGGAACGCCGTGTGGCCCTTCTGGAAACCGCTTTGGGAGGCTTACTGGCCAAACTTCAGGGCTGACCGGCCGGCATGGCCCGCCGCCCTACCCGCCGCTCTCTCCCAAGAAGCGGCGGCGCGCTTGGATGCGTTCCTGAACGGCGTCGAAGCCTACCACGCCCATCCCTACCGTCGCGCCCTGCCCGACCCCCCGCCGTTCTGGCAAGCCGGAACCACGGTGCTGCGCGACTATGCCCCCGAGGCCGGGCCCCAGGCACAACCGATCTTGCTGGTGCCCTCGCTGATCAACCGGGCCCACATCCTCGACCTCGCCCCGGAGCGCAGCCTATGCCGCGCCCTGGCCGGGGCGGGCGTGCGTCCCGTCTTGCTCGATTGGGACACCCCCGGCCCAGAGGAAGCCCGCTTCACCCTGGAGGATTATGTAACCCGGCGCCTGATGCCGGCCCTGGCGGCGGTCCAGACCCTGGCCCCCCGGCCCCCGGCGGTCCTGGGGTATTGCATGGGCGGGCTGCTGGCCCTGGCCCTGGCCGCCTGCCGCCCCGTCGCCGGCCTCGCCCTGCTGGCCACGCCGTGGGACTTCCAGGCGGCCGACACCCCCCTGTTCCGGCTAGTGCGCGCCTTTCTGCCGGCCCTGGCGGCGGGATCGGCGACCCGTCCCGTCCCCGCCGATTTGCTCCAGGCGCCGTTCATCCTGGCCGATCCCGGCGCCGTGGCCCGGCGCTACGCTTCCTTCAGCCGGCTCGATCCCGCCTCGGCGCGGGCGCGGGATTTCGTGGCGATCGAAGACTGGCTCAACGATGGCGTCGATCTCGCCACCCCCACCGCGCACGACATTGCCCGGCTCTGGCTGACCGCCAACGCGCCGGCCCGCGGCACCTGGACCGTCCAGGGCCACGTTGTACGCCCGCCCCACGCGCCCGCCTTGCTCATCCAGGGCACGCGCGACACGCTGGTGCCCCGGACCGCCAGCGCTCCCTTACGCACGTTTCTGCCCGGCGCCCGAGTCCACGATCTGCCCCAGGGACATGTGGGACTGGTGGCAGGACGCGATTCACCTGCACATCTCTATCCTTTGGTGATCGAGTGGCTTCACGCCCTCTCCTGAGCGTGGAGAGCGGGTTCCTTTCCCTAACGCAACCTGTCTTTGCTCCAACCGTTGTCGCGGCGGATCCGAACCCGTATGGTGTCCGAGATCCAACCTCGGTCTTCTCGTTCAGGCCCGAGCAACAAACCCAGGGAGAAAGAACGACATGTCTGATATCGTCATCGCTGCCGCCGTCCGCACCGCGGTCGGCGCCTTTAACGGAAGCCTCAGCAGTCTGCCGGCCCACGCCCTGGCCGAGGTCACGATCAAGGAAGCCCTGGTACGGGCCAAAACGGAAGCCGCCGAGGTGGACGAAGTGATTCTCGGCCACGTGTTGGGCACGGCCCAGGGCCAGAACCCGGCGCGTCAGGCAGCGATCAACGCCGGCATCCCAGCCGACAAAACGGCCTTCGGCATCAATCAGGTGTGCGGCTCGGGATTGCGCACCGTAGCGCTCGGGTATCAGGCGATCAAGACCGGCGACGCCGACGTGGTGGTCGTGGGCGGCATGGAGAGCATGAGCCTCTCGCCGCACGCCAGCTACCTGCGGGCCGGCGTCAAGATGGGCTCGACCGAGCTGGTCGATACTATGATCAAGGACGGCCTGTGGTGCGCCTTCAACGGCTACCACATGGGCCAGACCGCCGAAAACGTCGCCAAGGCCTACGGCATCACCCGCGAAGACCAAGACGCCTTCGCCCTGGCCTCGCAGACCAAGGCCGATGCCGCCATCAAGGCCGGCCATTTCACCGGCCAGATCGTCCCGGTGACCCTCAAGGGCCGCAAGGGCGATGTCATCGTGGACAAGGACGAGCACCCGCGCGCCGACACCACCCTTGAAATGCTCTCGCGCCTGCGCCCGGCCTTCGCCAAGGACGGCACGGTCACCGCCGGCAATGCCTCGGGCATCAACGACGGCGCCGCCACCCTGGTTCTGATGACCGCCGAAGCGGCCGCCCGGCGCGGCATCACCCCGCTCGCCCACATCAAAAGCTGGGCCACCGCTGGCGTCGATCCCGCCCTGATGGGCACAGGCCCCATTCCCGCCTCGAAAAAAGCCCTGGCCAAAGCCGGCTGGCAGGTCAGCGATCTCGACTTGATCGAGGCCAACGAAGCGTTCGCCGCCCAGGCCATCGCCGTGAACCGCGAAATGGGCTGGGATACGGACCGCGTGAACGTCAACGGCGGCGCTATCGCGCTGGGCCACCCCATCGGCGCCTCCGGCGCGCGCGTGCTGGTCACCTTGCTCCATGAACTGGTGCGGCGCGACCTGCGTAAGGGACTCGCCACCCTGTGCATTGGCGGGGGCATGGGCGTCGCCCTGTGCGTCGAGCGTTAAACCATCAAAAACGACCTTTCTTAGGGAGGATAAAAGCATGAGCAGAGGACGTGTTGCCCTTGTGACCGGCGGAACCCGTGGCATCGGCGCTGCCATCAGCACCGCCTTGCGCGACGCGGGCTACCGCGTGGCCGCCAACTACGCCGGCAACGATGACGCCGCCGCCTATTTCCAGAAGGAAACCGGCATCCCCGTCTACAAGTTCGACGTCGCCAGCTTTGAGTCGGTGACGGAAGGCATCGGCCGCATCGTCGCCGACCTCGGCCCCGTCGAAGTCCTCGTCAACAATGCCGGCATCACCCGTGACGGCACCTTGCACCGCATGACCCCGGAGAACTGGGAAGCGGTGATCCACACCAACCTGTCCTCGTGCTTCAACACCGCGCGCTGCGTGATCGACTCCATGCGCGATCGCGGCTTCGGCCGCATCGTTAACATCGGCTCGATCAACGGTCAGGCCGGCCAGTACGGCCAGGTGAACTACGCCGCCGCCAAGTCAGGCATCCACGGCTTCACCAAGGCCCTGGCCCAGGAAGGCGCGCCCAAGAACATCACCGTCAACGCCATCGCCCCGGGCTACGTGGACACCGACATGGTCCGCGCCGTGCCCCACTCCGTCTTGGAGAAGATCATCGCCAAAATCCCGGTGGGCCGCCTGGGCCGGGCCGAAGACATCGCCCGCGGCGTGTTGTTCCTGGTCGCCGATGACGCCGAGTTCATCACCGGCGCCACGCTCTCGATCAACGGCGGCCAGCATATGTATTAAGGCAGGGTAGAGAAAGGAAGTCTGGGGAGCTGTCCATCCCGGCGACGACGCGGGCGCACGGCGCTTTCGACAATTGCCATGGTCAGGAACCACGCGCCTTCGCCGACGGAATCAAGCGCGCCACCAGTTTGAGCCATGGCGTCGCTGGCGCGGCTTTTGTCGAGGCGCTTTTGACCTGCGAGGAAGACCTGCCCGCGCTCTACGCCGAGGCACTCAAGGCCGATGTGTTCGCCCGCGCTGAAGGGATGGAAGGCCGGGCGGCGGGGGCCTTCGCCCTAGTCGGACTGGCCGGTGAGCTTGCTGTTGAGGTGGGGATCCTCCCCTTCTCTGCGGGCGAGGCGATGGCGGCGGCGGTGGGGGCGTTCACTTCATGGAGGGGGCTCCAGAAGGGCTCTGCCGCACCGGAAACGGACGCCATCCTATCGGCCCTCCGGGGGTTCGTGACGAAAGCCGAGGCGCGGTTCTCGCCCCTCGGCGGGGATACCGTTGTTCGTGATCGGGCCGGCTGGTGGCGCGGCGATGACGGGGAGCGCGTCCATTACCTGACCGGTGAAGCGCTGCGTGAGGCATGCCCCGGTTTTGATCTTTCCCGGATCCTTGATGCCGTAGACGAAGCCGGATGGATTGCCGAGCGCGACAAGGGCAAACGGCGGAAAAACATCAAAGTCGCGGGCCGCGCACTGCCGCTCTACGCCCTGAAAATCGGTGAGGAGGCTTGACCATGGGAGTTCTCGACGTTCTTCGCCGCTTCCAGGGGCCTCCAGGTTACCCCGGTTCCCCGAGTTACCCGGACGAGGTAACCGGAAAAGATGAGCAAAATCAAAGCGGTTACCCCGGTTCCCCCGGTTACCCCGGATTTATCAGGATGACGGACGCGGAGCGCGAAACGGCCATCGTGGAGTGGCTGAACGCGAACCCCGAACCCGACCCTGGGATGTGCATTTGCGTGCATTGCGGAAAGCCGGATGCCCCCCTTGCCGTCCTGTCAGGTGACGGTGGGCACCGCTGGCTTCACCAGAAATGCCTTCCCGACTGGCGGCTGAACCGGCGCGTAAAAGCTGAATTGGCAGTGCCTTACTACCGAGCGAAAGAGGAAAGTTGAGGTTCTTTGTTTTTGTGGGGTAACTGGGGTAACTAGGGTAACCTATATAATAATACTTTGATAATAAAAATATTTTTAGGTTACCCCACCCCAAGACGCCCGGGTAACCCCGGGTAACCCCGGGTAACCGTGCCCCCCCGGACACGGCCAAATTAGCACCTAATGATTTATTAGGTTTATTAAAAACAATCATGAAACGAAAAACCACGGCGGGGTGACGCGCCAGACGCCCGCAAGGTGGTGGCGATGGTGCGGGCGGCTTGGGGGSCGGCACTCCTGGCGGATGTCGATGGCGGCAAGCTGTCGTGCAACGCGGCGGCGGTCGAGATGGGGTACCGCAAGCGCAAGAGCCCGCTGGACACGATGAAAGCCGCCTGGGCGAAGGCCAGCGGGCGGAGTTTCTGCGGCGCATCATGAGTTAATGACGTTTTAACAGCTTGACAAGGAACGATAATCGAACACCGATGACGCCTTGACTCTATCGCCGCGACTCGTCAAGATTGTGCGCTGGGCTATGGAGTCGCTGATGCGCTGGTTTGGTCGAGGCAAAAAGGAAACGCGGGGCTGGGGCGAGTTAGAGCGCCTGATCCTGGCCGCGAATGAGACGGCGGCGGGGATCAGTGTTTCGCCTGACTCGGCGCTTGAATACGCCCCGGTGCTGGCAGCGGTGCGCTTGATTTCTGAATCCGTCGCTATGCTTCCCGTCCACCTGTACGAAAGCGACGGTGGCGACAAGCGACGTGCGGACGATCATCCGCTGGAACGCTTGATGACCCGACTCCCGAACCCCTGGACTACCGCGTTTCAGATGAAAGCGGACCTGACCGCCGCGCTGTTGCTGGATGGCGAGGCGTTTGCCCTGGTGATCCGGGGGCGCGATGGGTCCGTGATCGAGGTCACGCCATTGCCCAGGGGCAGCGTGTCGGTGGAAACCCTCGAAGACTTGGCGCCCCAGTACCGGGTTTCGCTGGCTTCGGGCGAACAGCGGATCCTGGGGCCGGGCGAGGTGCTTCACCTTCGCGGCTTGGGCACGCTCCCCAACACTAGCGCTTGTAAATTCCCATAACGACATCATCAGACGGCTTCGATGGCTTGGTGGTCATGGCGAACAGGAAACACCCGATCCCATCCCGAACTCGGCCGTGAAACTGTTCAGCGCCAATGGTACTGCGTCTTAAGGCGTGGGAGAGTCGGTCGCCGCCAGGCCTTCAAAGCCGTCTGTCAAAAAACCCTCTTTACACTGTCAAATAGCCTTATCGCGGGGTGGAGCAGCCCGGTAGCTCGTCAGGCTCATAACCTGAAGGTCGTCAGTTCAAATCTGGCCCCCGCAACCAAAATTCATGAAAAAAGGCGTTAGCTCAAGGGCTAACGCCTTTTTTGCGTCCCAGACTCGGCACAGTTAACACATAGGTAACAGGCGAAGGCGTATGTGGTGCGGGAATCCTCCCCCCCACCCGCGCTTGACCCCGTCCTCTCTCCGCTGGCAG is a window of Pararhodospirillum photometricum DSM 122 DNA encoding:
- a CDS encoding acetyl-CoA C-acetyltransferase translates to MSDIVIAAAVRTAVGAFNGSLSSLPAHALAEVTIKEALVRAKTEAAEVDEVILGHVLGTAQGQNPARQAAINAGIPADKTAFGINQVCGSGLRTVALGYQAIKTGDADVVVVGGMESMSLSPHASYLRAGVKMGSTELVDTMIKDGLWCAFNGYHMGQTAENVAKAYGITREDQDAFALASQTKADAAIKAGHFTGQIVPVTLKGRKGDVIVDKDEHPRADTTLEMLSRLRPAFAKDGTVTAGNASGINDGAATLVLMTAEAAARRGITPLAHIKSWATAGVDPALMGTGPIPASKKALAKAGWQVSDLDLIEANEAFAAQAIAVNREMGWDTDRVNVNGGAIALGHPIGASGARVLVTLLHELVRRDLRKGLATLCIGGGMGVALCVER
- a CDS encoding phage portal protein gives rise to the protein MRWFGRGKKETRGWGELERLILAANETAAGISVSPDSALEYAPVLAAVRLISESVAMLPVHLYESDGGDKRRADDHPLERLMTRLPNPWTTAFQMKADLTAALLLDGEAFALVIRGRDGSVIEVTPLPRGSVSVETLEDLAPQYRVSLASGEQRILGPGEVLHLRGLGTLPNTSACKFP
- a CDS encoding alpha/beta fold hydrolase; its protein translation is MDAFLNGVEAYHAHPYRRALPDPPPFWQAGTTVLRDYAPEAGPQAQPILLVPSLINRAHILDLAPERSLCRALAGAGVRPVLLDWDTPGPEEARFTLEDYVTRRLMPALAAVQTLAPRPPAVLGYCMGGLLALALAACRPVAGLALLATPWDFQAADTPLFRLVRAFLPALAAGSATRPVPADLLQAPFILADPGAVARRYASFSRLDPASARARDFVAIEDWLNDGVDLATPTAHDIARLWLTANAPARGTWTVQGHVVRPPHAPALLIQGTRDTLVPRTASAPLRTFLPGARVHDLPQGHVGLVAGRDSPAHLYPLVIEWLHALS
- the phbB gene encoding acetoacetyl-CoA reductase, which encodes MSRGRVALVTGGTRGIGAAISTALRDAGYRVAANYAGNDDAAAYFQKETGIPVYKFDVASFESVTEGIGRIVADLGPVEVLVNNAGITRDGTLHRMTPENWEAVIHTNLSSCFNTARCVIDSMRDRGFGRIVNIGSINGQAGQYGQVNYAAAKSGIHGFTKALAQEGAPKNITVNAIAPGYVDTDMVRAVPHSVLEKIIAKIPVGRLGRAEDIARGVLFLVADDAEFITGATLSINGGQHMY
- the gcvT gene encoding glycine cleavage system aminomethyltransferase GcvT → MSDLSSCLKTPLFDLHQTLGGKLVPFAGYALPVSYPAGVLREHLHTRAQASLFDVSHMGQVVLGGAGRVALLEALTPGAFASLGIGRQRYTVFTNDHGGILDDLMVSNRGDDLFVVVNAACKAADFALLEEAAPRFGAHVTRLEDRALLALQGPEAVAVIASLDPGVLALPFMGGATLSLDGVACFVTRSGYTGEDGVEISVPAEHAAVLARRLLDDPRVAPAGLGARDSLRLEAGLCLYGADLDQTITPIEAGLAWVVGKERRAQGGFPGAAVILEQLAHGPARRRVGLAFDERTPVRPPAEVLDGDGRVVGHVTSGGFAPSLDAPVAIALVEAAFASLGQALTVPVRGKPRPARVVPMPFVPHHYARPAATTQPIHTQSTTGGNHS